One window of Pelmatolapia mariae isolate MD_Pm_ZW linkage group LG18, Pm_UMD_F_2, whole genome shotgun sequence genomic DNA carries:
- the capn10 gene encoding calpain-10 translates to MKEEGRAECGGPALYEDPDFRCVDASLFSGSSTPLARLQGDITWLRPQEICQSPVLFPSNISLGHAKQGLLGDCWFLCACAFLLKNKQLLNKVLPEHQPQWGDSRYRGCFHFRFWQQGHWTEVTIDDCLPCINSSLCFSRCHSPTAFWVALLEKAYAKLHGSYEQLWAGQVSEALVDLTGGLAERWSLGDFGSEEEQRTAQDSDQVRRRRLDLNLLDPVKDDCALSCSTHSTPGGLTELDQYHALTVMEWLDVKKVSEGEVRLLRIRNPWGRRYWGGAWVWRGAGWDSVAPDCASELQARVAEGEFWLDEAEFMSQFDDVTVGYPISEEGHLKSIYTGNLLTHSHQLAGRWVKGHSAGGSRNCGSYGSNPKFWLKVCERGEVVVSLLQCRKWRNTDKYAQTPVEDSNNTKHQHYQAIALHLWKVEKKRFNLSRMLNRPPRASTHCHAYEREVVLHGQLEPGFYLLIPSTYQPGAEARFLIRVFSSSSISLSAMKSPAPPLPLTADSEWETSYFHGSWVEGKTAGGSRNFLSHWQNPCFPFTVSDDPAVTSGVNVRVTLHQSRPDTDLHPIGFHIYKVLEGQSEQMISRDEDPVASCVPHCYTQDVSLACSLPPGAYSIVPSTYQPDCFAGFSLSLARRIQRKVVKSQERLGKAVQEVSHVSVMQS, encoded by the exons ATGAAAGAAGAGGGCAGGGCAGAGTGCGGAGGTCCAGCTCTGTATGAGGACCCGGACTTCCGCTGTGTGGACGCCTCCCTGTTCTCTGGCAGCTCCACGCCTCTGGCCAGACTGCAGGGAGACATAACCTGGCTACGGCCCCAA GAGATCTGCCAGTCACCAGTTCTCTTCCCAAGCAACATCAGCCTGGGGCATGCAAAGCAAGGCCTGTTAGGAGACTGCTGGTTCCTCTGTGCGTGCGCCTTCCTGCTCAAGAACaaacagcttttaaacaag GTTCTGCCTGAACATCAGCCACAGTGGGGTGACAGCAGGTACAGGGGCTGCTTTCATTTTCGCTTTTGGCAGCAGGGACACTGGACAGAGGTGACCATTGACGACTGCCTGCCCTGCATTAATTCATCTCTTTGCTTCTCACGCTGCCACTCCCCCACTGCCTTTTGGGTTGCCCTGTTGGAGAAGGCCTATGCTAA GCTTCATGGTTCATACGAGCAACTGTGGGCAGGTCAGGTGTCCGAGGCCCTGGTGGACTTGACAGGTGGTCTAGCTGAGCGATGGAGCCTGGGTGACTTTGGCTCGGAGGAGGAGCAGCGAACAGCACAGGACAGTGACCAAGTCAGAAGGAGAAGGCTGGACCTGAACCTTCTGGACCCTGTGAAGGATGACTGCGCGCTCAGCTGCTCCACTCACAGCACGCCTGGAG GACTCACTGAGCTGGATCAGTATCACGCTCTGACTGTCATGGAGTGGCTGGATGTGAAGAAGGTGTCAGAGGGTGAAGTACGGCTGCTAAGGATCAGAAATCCTTGGGGAAGACGCTACTGGGGAGGAGCCTGGGTATGGAG AGGTGCAGGTTGGGATTCTGTTGCCCCTGATTGTGCTTCGGAGCTACAAGCCAGGGTGGCAGAGGGTGAATTCTGGTTGGACGAGGCTGAATTTATGTCCCAGTTTGATGACGTCACAGTGGGCTATCCCATCAGTGAGGAAGGACACTTGAAGAGCATTTATACTG GAAACCTGCTGACACACAGTCATCAGCTGGCTGGTCGCTGGGTAAAAGGGCACTCTGCTGGCGGTAGCCGAAACTGCGGCAGCTACGGCAGCAACCCCAAGTTTTGGCTTAAAGTGTGCGAAAGAGGAgaggtggtggtgtccctgttGCAGTGCCGGAAATGGAGAAACACAGATAAATATGCACAAACCCCAGTCGAGGACAGCAACAATACAAAGCACCAGCATTACCAGGCCATCGCGCTGCACTTGTGGAAG GTGGAAAAGAAGCGTTTCAATCTGAGCCGGATGTTGAACAGACCTCCTCGCGCTTCTACTCACTGCCATGCCTACGAGAGAGAGGTGGTTCTCCACGGGCAGCTGGAGCCCGGATTCTACCTTCTCATCCCCAGCACCTACCAGCCAGGAGCCGAGGCCCGCTTTCTCATCAGggtcttttcctcctcttccaTCTCCCTCAG TGCCATGAAAAGCCCAGCACCCCCACTGCCTTTAACAGCAGACAGTGAGTGGGAGACCAGCTACTTCCACGGCTCGTGGGTTGAGGGAAAGACAGCCGGAGGAAGCAGGAACTTCCTGTCTCACTGGCAGAACCCCTGCTTCCCTTTTACAGTTTCTGATGATCCAGCAGTGACATCAGGAGTTAATGTCAGGGTTACCCTGCACCAGAGCCGGCCTGATACGGATCTGCACCCTATTGGCTTCCACATTTACAAG GTACTAGAAGGGCAATCTGAGCAGATGATATCCAGGGATGAGGATCCTGTGGCCAGCTGTGTCCCTCACTGTTACACGCAGGACGTCAGTCTGGCCTGTTCACTTCCTCCCGGGGCTTACTCCATAGTGCCGTCCACTTATCAGCCCGACTGCTTTGCAGGCTTCAGTCTGAGCCTCGCTCGCAGAATACAAAG gAAAGTAGTGAAAAGCCAGGAAAGGCTCGGGAAAGCCGTTCAGGAG GTTTCTCACGTCTCTGTGATGCAGAGCTAG
- the eif4e2 gene encoding eukaryotic translation initiation factor 4E type 2 isoform X2: MACASTKPLLCASPSLAAGFRRLWSDSEKTPIYKIMNNKFDALKDDDSGDHDQDQGSPKDGEKEKNEDEEKEQNTSKKKMVVPGAGEHPLQYNYTFWYSRRTPGRPASTQSYEQNIKQIGSFASVEQFWRFYSHMIRPGDLTGHSDFHLFKEGIKPMWEDDANKMGGKWIIRLRKGLASRCWENLILAMLGEQFMVGEEICGAVVSVRFQEDIISIWNKTASDQATTARIRDTLRRVLNLPPNTIMEYKTHTDSIKYSMGRLPWSGEC; the protein is encoded by the exons ATGGCATGCGCGTCCACTAAACCGCTGCTGTGCGCGTCGCCGTCACTTGCTGCGGGATTCAGGAGGCTGTGGTCGGACTCCGAAAAGACTCCTATCTACAAAATAATGAACAACAAATTTGACGC TCTGAAAGACGATGACAGCGGAGACCACGACCAGGATCAAGGCTCACCGAAAGAcggtgagaaggaaaaaaacgaAGATGAAGAGAAGGAGCAGAACACTTCCAAGAAAAAA ATGGTGGTGCCAGGAGCAGGAGAACACCCTCTCCAGTACAATTACACCTTTTGGTACTCCAGACGCACCCCAGGGAGACCAGCCAGCACTCAGAGCTACGAACAGAACATCAAACAAATTGGCAGCTTTGCTTCG GTGGAGCAATTCTGGCGTTTCTATAGTCACATGATCCGACCTGGCGATCTGACAGGTCATAGTGACTTCCACCTCTTCAAAGAAGGCATTAAACCCATGTGGGAG GATGATGCTAATAAGATGGGTGGGAAGTGGATCATTCGTCTGAGAAAAGGCCTGGCATCTCGATGCTGGGAGAACCTGATCCTGGCTATGCTGGGAGAACAGTTCATGGTAGGAGAGGAGATCTGTGGGGCTGTGGTGTCAGTACGTTTCCAG GAGGACATCATCTCCATCTGGAACAAAACAGCCAGTGACCAGGCGACCACTGCCCGCATCAGAGACACCCTGCGCAGAGTCCTCAACCTGCCCCCCAACACCATCATGGAGtacaagacacacacagacagcattAAGTAT AGCATGGGAAGACTTCCATGGTCTGGTGAATGCTAG
- the eif4e2 gene encoding eukaryotic translation initiation factor 4E type 2 isoform X1 — MACASTKPLLCASPSLAAGFRRLWSDSEKTPIYKIMNNKFDALKDDDSGDHDQDQGSPKDGEKEKNEDEEKEQNTSKKKMVVPGAGEHPLQYNYTFWYSRRTPGRPASTQSYEQNIKQIGSFASVEQFWRFYSHMIRPGDLTGHSDFHLFKEGIKPMWEDDANKMGGKWIIRLRKGLASRCWENLILAMLGEQFMVGEEICGAVVSVRFQEDIISIWNKTASDQATTARIRDTLRRVLNLPPNTIMEYKTHTDSIKAWEDFHGLVNASGGR, encoded by the exons ATGGCATGCGCGTCCACTAAACCGCTGCTGTGCGCGTCGCCGTCACTTGCTGCGGGATTCAGGAGGCTGTGGTCGGACTCCGAAAAGACTCCTATCTACAAAATAATGAACAACAAATTTGACGC TCTGAAAGACGATGACAGCGGAGACCACGACCAGGATCAAGGCTCACCGAAAGAcggtgagaaggaaaaaaacgaAGATGAAGAGAAGGAGCAGAACACTTCCAAGAAAAAA ATGGTGGTGCCAGGAGCAGGAGAACACCCTCTCCAGTACAATTACACCTTTTGGTACTCCAGACGCACCCCAGGGAGACCAGCCAGCACTCAGAGCTACGAACAGAACATCAAACAAATTGGCAGCTTTGCTTCG GTGGAGCAATTCTGGCGTTTCTATAGTCACATGATCCGACCTGGCGATCTGACAGGTCATAGTGACTTCCACCTCTTCAAAGAAGGCATTAAACCCATGTGGGAG GATGATGCTAATAAGATGGGTGGGAAGTGGATCATTCGTCTGAGAAAAGGCCTGGCATCTCGATGCTGGGAGAACCTGATCCTGGCTATGCTGGGAGAACAGTTCATGGTAGGAGAGGAGATCTGTGGGGCTGTGGTGTCAGTACGTTTCCAG GAGGACATCATCTCCATCTGGAACAAAACAGCCAGTGACCAGGCGACCACTGCCCGCATCAGAGACACCCTGCGCAGAGTCCTCAACCTGCCCCCCAACACCATCATGGAGtacaagacacacacagacagcattAA AGCATGGGAAGACTTCCATGGTCTGGTGAATGCTAGCGGAGGACGttag